The Hymenobacter sp. DG01 genome has a segment encoding these proteins:
- a CDS encoding RND family transporter yields MPLRKLAHLTLVALGLLTALAVFFVAQLRFNYNFNDFYPAGDPDLDYYTQYSARFGNDNDYVLLGLEAPAGQTVFEPRFLTQVDSLTRFIQQRRHVTQVSSPTNAVNPVVEGLGVFNIPYLHPQDPTRRAQDSALVYRTPGLVGNLISRDARAATILFQTSPNLSKPPGDSLLAAVRGELQRQGIPEERYHLAGKMVAQSVFVDRLQVELMVFMSLSVVLVTGLLWLTFRTWWGVMLPLVVVLGAIVWGLGVMSAFGVSIDLMTALLPVMLFVVGMSDTIHIITRYVTELGYGASKRDSLLIALKESGFGSGLSALTTSIGFFTLMTSTIRPIYNFGLFTGIAVLLTFALSFTLLPAMLVLLRKPQLRVPRETGHSWDGVLGRLFRVVLARRHWVVAISALVLVLSVASASRIRINSALLDDLSQNDPVKLDFKFFERQFAGVRPFELDLKPAPGRTIYDLEVLRQTEKIEGYLQKTYGLNFVASPVAIIKSVRKALNGGLLTEYRLPDSEAELERLTRKVKLFRKKPEFRALALPDGTEGRLTGRMPDVGSIRADALNADLRRYLRASVDSAVLQTRLTGSANLIDKNNENLTLNMITGMSIDIVMVTLIVLLLFRSLRMTLVVLVPNLVPILIVAGVMGAAGVSMKVSTSIIFTIAFGIAVDDTIHFISKLKLVLLDEPSLFKAVRKTYLMAGKAVIVTSLILVGGFSTLIFSSFDGTFYVGLLIGLTLLFGVVAELTLLPILILWFYRHRPKEIRQPVPLLEA; encoded by the coding sequence ATGCCCCTTCGTAAACTCGCTCATCTTACCCTCGTGGCCCTCGGGCTGCTCACGGCCCTGGCAGTGTTTTTCGTGGCCCAGCTGCGCTTCAACTACAATTTCAACGACTTCTACCCCGCCGGCGACCCGGACCTGGATTATTACACCCAGTACTCTGCCCGCTTCGGCAACGACAACGACTACGTGCTGCTGGGCCTGGAAGCCCCGGCGGGCCAGACGGTGTTTGAGCCCCGCTTCCTGACCCAGGTAGATTCCCTGACGCGCTTTATCCAGCAGCGGCGCCACGTTACGCAGGTGTCGTCGCCTACCAATGCCGTAAACCCGGTGGTAGAGGGGCTGGGCGTGTTCAACATTCCCTACCTCCACCCCCAGGACCCAACCCGCCGCGCCCAGGACTCGGCGCTGGTGTACCGCACGCCGGGGCTGGTGGGCAACCTGATTTCCCGGGATGCGCGGGCGGCCACCATCCTGTTCCAGACCTCGCCCAACCTCAGCAAGCCCCCCGGCGACTCCCTGCTGGCAGCCGTGCGCGGGGAGCTGCAGCGCCAGGGCATTCCGGAAGAACGGTACCACTTGGCCGGCAAAATGGTGGCCCAGTCGGTGTTCGTGGACCGGCTGCAGGTGGAGCTGATGGTGTTTATGAGCCTGTCGGTGGTGCTCGTGACGGGGCTGCTGTGGCTGACGTTCCGGACCTGGTGGGGGGTAATGCTGCCGCTGGTGGTGGTGCTGGGCGCCATTGTGTGGGGCCTGGGCGTGATGTCGGCCTTTGGGGTGAGCATTGATTTGATGACGGCCTTGCTGCCGGTGATGCTGTTCGTGGTGGGCATGTCCGATACCATCCACATCATCACGCGCTACGTTACGGAGTTGGGCTACGGGGCCAGCAAGCGGGATTCTTTGCTGATTGCCCTGAAAGAATCCGGCTTCGGCTCGGGGCTCTCGGCCCTGACGACCAGCATCGGCTTTTTCACCCTGATGACCAGCACTATCCGGCCCATTTACAACTTCGGGCTGTTTACGGGCATTGCCGTGCTGCTAACGTTTGCGCTGTCGTTTACCCTGTTGCCGGCCATGTTGGTGCTCCTGCGCAAGCCCCAGCTGCGGGTGCCCCGCGAAACCGGCCACAGCTGGGACGGCGTGCTGGGCCGCCTGTTTCGGGTGGTGCTGGCGCGGCGGCACTGGGTAGTGGCCATCAGCGCCCTGGTGCTGGTGCTATCAGTGGCCTCGGCCTCGCGCATCCGCATCAACTCGGCCCTGCTCGACGACCTTTCCCAAAACGACCCGGTGAAGCTGGATTTCAAGTTTTTCGAGCGACAGTTTGCCGGGGTGCGCCCCTTTGAGCTGGATTTGAAACCCGCCCCCGGCCGCACTATCTACGACTTGGAAGTGCTGCGCCAGACGGAGAAAATTGAGGGCTATTTGCAAAAAACCTACGGGCTGAACTTCGTGGCCTCGCCGGTTGCCATCATCAAATCGGTGCGCAAGGCCCTGAACGGCGGCCTGCTGACGGAATACCGCCTGCCCGATTCCGAAGCCGAATTGGAGCGCCTGACGCGCAAGGTGAAGCTGTTTCGGAAGAAGCCGGAGTTCCGGGCCCTGGCCCTGCCCGATGGTACGGAAGGCCGCCTCACCGGCCGCATGCCCGATGTGGGCTCCATTCGGGCCGATGCCCTAAACGCCGATTTGCGCCGCTACCTGCGCGCCTCCGTGGACAGCGCCGTGCTGCAAACCCGCCTCACCGGCTCGGCTAACCTCATCGACAAAAACAACGAGAACCTCACCCTGAACATGATTACAGGCATGAGCATCGATATTGTGATGGTCACGCTCATTGTGCTGCTTTTGTTCCGGAGCCTGCGCATGACCCTGGTGGTGCTGGTGCCCAACCTGGTGCCCATCCTGATTGTGGCGGGCGTGATGGGTGCGGCCGGCGTGAGCATGAAGGTGAGCACCAGCATCATCTTCACCATTGCCTTTGGCATTGCCGTCGATGACACTATCCACTTCATCAGCAAGCTCAAGCTGGTACTGCTCGATGAGCCCAGCCTGTTCAAGGCCGTGCGCAAAACCTATCTCATGGCCGGTAAAGCGGTTATCGTTACGTCGCTGATTCTGGTGGGCGGCTTCTCGACCCTGATCTTCTCCTCCTTCGACGGGACCTTCTACGTGGGCCTGCTCATCGGCCTTACGCTCCTGTTCGGGGTAGTGGCCGAGCTGACTCTGCTGCCCATCCTGATTCTGTGGTTTTACCGCCACCGGCCCAAGGAAATCCGGCAGCCGGTGCCTCTGCTGGAAGCCTAA